A stretch of Sulfurimonas autotrophica DSM 16294 DNA encodes these proteins:
- a CDS encoding MFS transporter, translated as MASFKALKGQGDAKTLFAAFLYFDFSFMVWTMLGPLATEISESLATHGFIISASQKATLLSIPILAGALLRILLGFGVDKFGAKKTALMAQAVVISVLFYAFFRGEGITYNELLVVATGLGFAGASFAVALPQAGQWYPPKLQGIVLGIAGAGNIGVVIDFLFAPKIAEIWGWQAVFLVGGALSTIIFVTYIFLAKDAPKEVYTPRPKKLKDYGKLLKDKDTWWFNLFYAVSFGGFVGFAGYMKVYLMNTYQADMSNFGINVFDEPNVKVIAGYFGALTIFAGAVLRPVGGAVADKMGGVKSLYIFFGTVTLLAIVNAVITLPFWVAIVVLFLIMANLGMANGAVFQLVPQRFGKDIGIMTGIIGAAGGLGGTALIKTLGWSKGAFDGYSAGFMIFTGVVLVAIMGISLVKTRWRTTWGVAAGGRI; from the coding sequence ATGGCAAGTTTTAAAGCCCTCAAAGGTCAAGGAGATGCAAAAACACTTTTTGCAGCTTTCTTATATTTCGATTTTAGTTTTATGGTCTGGACAATGCTCGGACCCTTAGCGACAGAAATCAGTGAGTCATTAGCAACACATGGATTTATCATAAGTGCTTCGCAAAAAGCAACACTTCTTTCTATTCCTATTTTAGCAGGTGCACTGCTTCGTATTTTACTCGGTTTCGGCGTTGATAAGTTTGGAGCTAAGAAAACAGCTTTAATGGCACAGGCAGTTGTTATTTCTGTTTTGTTTTACGCATTTTTCAGAGGAGAAGGCATCACATATAACGAGCTTTTGGTTGTTGCGACAGGCTTAGGTTTTGCCGGAGCGTCTTTTGCAGTTGCGCTGCCACAGGCCGGTCAATGGTATCCTCCTAAACTGCAAGGTATCGTTTTGGGTATTGCAGGAGCCGGGAATATCGGTGTTGTCATTGATTTCCTTTTTGCACCAAAAATTGCAGAAATATGGGGATGGCAGGCAGTATTTTTAGTCGGCGGTGCATTATCAACTATAATTTTTGTAACATACATTTTTTTAGCAAAAGATGCACCCAAAGAAGTTTATACACCTCGTCCTAAAAAACTAAAAGATTATGGCAAACTGTTAAAAGATAAAGATACATGGTGGTTTAACCTTTTTTATGCAGTAAGTTTTGGTGGATTTGTCGGATTTGCCGGATATATGAAAGTATATCTTATGAATACATATCAAGCTGATATGAGTAATTTCGGAATAAATGTTTTTGATGAACCGAATGTAAAAGTAATCGCAGGTTATTTTGGAGCATTAACTATTTTTGCCGGTGCTGTTTTAAGACCTGTCGGTGGAGCTGTTGCCGATAAGATGGGCGGCGTTAAATCACTTTATATTTTCTTTGGTACGGTAACTCTCTTAGCAATTGTAAATGCAGTTATCACATTGCCTTTTTGGGTTGCAATCGTTGTACTTTTTTTAATTATGGCAAACCTTGGTATGGCAAATGGAGCAGTTTTCCAACTTGTTCCACAAAGATTTGGTAAAGATATCGGTATTATGACAGGTATAATCGGTGCAGCCGGCGGTCTTGGCGGTACTGCACTTATTAAAACACTTGGTTGGAGTAAAGGTGCTTTTGACGGCTACTCAGCAGGCTTTATGATTTTCACCGGTGTTGTTCTTGTTGCTATCATGGGTATATCTTTAGTAAAAACAAGATGGAGAACTACCTGGGGTGTTGCAGCTGGTGGAAGAATATAA